The DNA window AATTCGAACATATTCATATAGGAACAAAAACTAAGGATGAAGCATTTAGAAGCTCTCCAACATTTCCAGAAGATGGTTATACTTATTCTGATATGGAATATCATAATAGCTATAAATTATCTAAGATCATGGATAATACGACAAAAAATACTTTACAGGTGAGTTATATTCCTTTGGCGCGTTATGATGAAACAATAAAACGGGACAGGATCTGGGATAAATTAGTACATAGGGTGGATGGTGGTTCTGTTACTAATTTTTTTAGAAAGATTGAAAACTTTGATATTTCAACCAAAGAAGCTTATATCAAAAAATTAGTTTCAAAAATAAAAACGGATGAGGTGGAGATTCTTTTTAATTATGAAAACTCTAGGGAAGATAGAATAAATAGGAATATGGTTTTAAGTGAGATTCCAAATGCTCCAGCAGTAGAGTATACCGGACCCTTTTATGGAGCTGAGATTGTTAATCCTATTACACAAGAACCACTATTAAAATCGATTGTTATTAAAAATAATATAGGACAAATCATTTCACAATACAATTTTATTTATGATTATTTTAATTCTGGATGTACTGACCCTGTTTGTAAAAGATTAAAATTAGTTGCTATTGAAAAAGGATTTGGGCCAAATAATTTGAACAAGGAAACTCATACATTTTCTTATTATGAAGATACAAACCTTCCAAAGATCACTTCATTTAACAAGGATGTATTTGGTTTTAAAAACAACCTTATTGAATCTTCTATAACAGATTCTTATGGGTTTCCTATGAGACCAAATCTGTACAAATACAGTGAAACAAGAAATAATATTAATTTTGTTTACTACTCCCCTCTAAAAGTTAATTCTCTTAATCCGGCTATAGCTGCTGGCAGTTTTGATCAAGGTATTGCGGGACTTGAAAACATTCGTGCATGGACTTTAAAAACAATTACCTATCCAACTCAGGGAGTTCAGTTATTTTCATATGAGCCACATGTTTTTTCATGGAAACAATATCAAATCAGTGGTGGTGGACTAAGGATTAAGGAAATTAAAATGCTTGATCCTATTACTAATAAAACACTGACAACAAGCTACACCTATAGCAATGGTCAGGTGGCTACTCTGCCTCTGGTTACAGGTGAGCAGAATATTGCCACATATAATTTTGAGATTAAAACAGGCACACCACAAAGTTTTAATACCTCACTTAAAACATCTAAGGCGAGCTATGTTATTTATCCGGAATCTAGAAAAATAGATCCCAATGGAGGATATACAAATTATAAATTTAGCAGTTACACTGAATACCCAGAAAGTAATAAGTATACTTGGGATATCTCTGGCAGTCTGGTTGATATTGATTTAGACCAATACTTATTTTCAAAGAATAGTATCAATACTAAAAGTTTTAACAGCGATTATTTAAGAGGGAATCAAATCAGCCAACAAATATTTGATAAAAATAATATCTTATTGAAGTCAACCGACTACAATTATACATCAACTGAATATGCTTCTCCTATTTTCGGAGAACAGGCATATTATCCTAAAGTTCGTTATTTATATTGGCCTCTTGCAAGCAGTTATGATGCTTGTTTTCCTCAGCAAACGCCTTTCCAAAAAGCGAAAATAATTAAGAAAAATAATTTAACAAAGATTATTCAAACAGATTATTTCTCAGGTAATACAATAAGTAGTGAAACAAATAATATATATCTGGAACGGTTTAATTTATTAAAATCAGTAACTAATACTAACCAGGCTGAAAATACAGCCATAACCAATACCTATGGTTTCGAAAGTGGAGATGTATTACTAAATAATCCCGACTACGAACAAATACTGGTAGGAGTAGATCAAAAAAATAATAATGATAATATAGGTAAATCA is part of the Chryseobacterium paludis genome and encodes:
- a CDS encoding DUF5977 domain-containing protein, encoding MKKIGIIIFFFSVISTVAQTKVADTIGAKNVIEDEPIFADPDNNPFNLNILTANTVNTYTGRADISVPLYNLNFEGLEIPINLQYNSEGIKVNQFASEVGLGWSLSSVGEIIKEVNGGYEDNEGRDNWRAYLRGLPNNPSSDFPDYYTINTPVLSGKFFIDKELTVKELEGFNTANITFTRAKTAESEILKYGFVSNRRTQCSSGNGIPAPAGPFVNYFLHTLIGTCTNTETPGNHFDTQMINIIKDKFTYSFSEFEHIHIGTKTKDEAFRSSPTFPEDGYTYSDMEYHNSYKLSKIMDNTTKNTLQVSYIPLARYDETIKRDRIWDKLVHRVDGGSVTNFFRKIENFDISTKEAYIKKLVSKIKTDEVEILFNYENSREDRINRNMVLSEIPNAPAVEYTGPFYGAEIVNPITQEPLLKSIVIKNNIGQIISQYNFIYDYFNSGCTDPVCKRLKLVAIEKGFGPNNLNKETHTFSYYEDTNLPKITSFNKDVFGFKNNLIESSITDSYGFPMRPNLYKYSETRNNINFVYYSPLKVNSLNPAIAAGSFDQGIAGLENIRAWTLKTITYPTQGVQLFSYEPHVFSWKQYQISGGGLRIKEIKMLDPITNKTLTTSYTYSNGQVATLPLVTGEQNIATYNFEIKTGTPQSFNTSLKTSKASYVIYPESRKIDPNGGYTNYKFSSYTEYPESNKYTWDISGSLVDIDLDQYLFSKNSINTKSFNSDYLRGNQISQQIFDKNNILLKSTDYNYTSTEYASPIFGEQAYYPKVRYLYWPLASSYDACFPQQTPFQKAKIIKKNNLTKIIQTDYFSGNTISSETNNIYLERFNLLKSVTNTNQAENTAITNTYGFESGDVLLNNPDYEQILVGVDQKNNNDNIGKSKVTYANINALVLPKESNYNNVESGAWGTDTKYDLYDNKGNILQKTNLEKPSTIIWGYRQSKPIATIEGATYAQVMQAMGLSTTSNTAYLQLDIVKKSDLDIDETTEANLTSVLNIFRTKPELKDYLITTYTYDPLIGIKSSTSKSGITTKYKYDTSNRLQKIVDKDGNTLKEYTYNYSAARFYNREKSQTFVKDCGSSGFGSAYVYTVPVNKYSSLFSQSDADNQADNDMNTNGQNVANNFGTCTSMSCNVIKGSGISTMHFSSITMYGSNPSQFRVKIQYPFESGLNWTNGNGVLVGKITGNCVTAGIRTSSCYSSGVWGITVNPNGDIYVKFVPGATFVLPPNNTIILLDFALSVI